A window from Mus caroli chromosome 2, CAROLI_EIJ_v1.1, whole genome shotgun sequence encodes these proteins:
- the Ddrgk1 gene encoding DDRGK domain-containing protein 1 produces the protein MVGPWVYLVAAVLLIGLILFLTRSRGRAAAADREPLHNEEERAGAGQVGRSLPQESEEQRTGSRPRRRRDLGSRLQAQRRAQRVAWEEGDENEGQTVIPAQEEEGIEKPAEVHPTGKIGAKKLRKLEEKQARKAQREAEEAEREERKRLESQREAEWKKEEERLRLKEEQKEEEERKAREEQARREHEEYLKLKEAFVVEEEGVSETMTEEQSHSFLTEFINYIKKSKVVLLEDLAFQMGLRTQDAINRIQDLLTEGTLTGVIDDRGKFIYITPEELAAVANFIRQRGRVSITELAQASNSLISWGQDLSAQASA, from the exons ATGGTGGGGCCCTGGGTGTATCTGGTGGCAGCAGTTTTGCTCATCGGCCTGATCCTCTTCCTGACTCGCAGCCGGGGTCGGGCGGCAGCAG CTGACAGAGAACCACTGCACAatgaggaagagagggcaggagcAGGCCAGGTAGGCCGCTCTTTGCCTCAGGAGTCTGAAGAACAGAGAACTGGAAGCAGACCCCGGCGTCGGAGGGACTTGGGCAGCCGTCTACAGGCCCAGCGTCGAGCCCAGCGAGTGGCCTGGGAAGAAGGGGATGAGAATGAGGGTCAAACTGTTATTCCAG cccaggaggaagaaggcatTGAGAAGCCAGCAGAAGTTCACCCAACAGGGAAAATTGGAGCCAAGAAACTACGGAAGCTAGAGGAAAAACAGGCTCGAAAGGCTCAACGAGAG GCAGAGGAGGCTGAACGTGAAGAACGGAAACGCCTAGAGTCCCAACGTGAGGccgaatggaagaaggaagaggaacgGCTTCGcctgaaggaagaacagaag gaggaggaagagaggaaggctcGGGAGGAGCAGGCCCGGCGGGAGCACGAGGAGTACCTGAAACTGAAGGAGGCCTTCGTGGTAGAAGAAGAAGGTGTTAGCGAGACCATGACTGAGGAGCAG TCTCACAGCTTCCTGACAGAATTCATCAATTACATCAAG AAGTCCAAGGTTGTGCTTTTGGAAGATCTGGCTTTCCAGATGGGCCTTAGGACTCAG GACGCCATAAACCGCATCCAGGACCTGTTGACGGAGGGGACTCTAACAG GTGTGATTGACGACCGGGGCAAGTTTATCTACATAACCCCAGAGGAACTGGCTGCCGTGGCCAATTTCATCCGACAGCGGGGCCGGGTGTCCATCACAGAGCTTGCCCAGGCCAGCAACTCCCTCATCTCCTGGGGCCAGGACCTCTCTGCCCAGGCTTCAGCCTGA